One segment of Penaeus vannamei isolate JL-2024 chromosome 3, ASM4276789v1, whole genome shotgun sequence DNA contains the following:
- the LOC113807349 gene encoding oplophorus-luciferin 2-monooxygenase non-catalytic subunit, producing MHMCIPVKTSCGAPQSSLPLHGQPQPRTRGRDKIKGASIREAAFPTHRLSEVCRRLKEAMMYLRVTKALLAGLLLAALEPASCKFTSRVRVPDPDKPMTRDWPCPSAVDIDPCVCESDEYFNLLIDCSEVIDEMELFRVFEASFPFYDIMELTIIQDPLDPYHNIRVLQERVFGRITFERIRITGTKIAEVHEEALVKSHDYLTYLNLANNQLKSFPFETLVSYSKLDTLLIDNNNFTYLYSIESASLHTLSVSGNHNLLFDLDVFTKAPALTAIYMANIDLDELPPNLFDTLQNIKTISLEDNYLKALPENAFLPVGDTITQLILNGNLINDIYHDAIKGMSGHGFLSMVRNKMEYLESTVWLPIFEQAINGSINLAGNPLVCGCDIAWLMLAADDRYLSVLTETTTCNEGTVVHSLDKQYFVEHCPAVRQEGLEHMKT from the exons atgcacatgtgtatccCGGTTAAGACGTCCTGCGGGGCCCCCCAATCGTCTCTCCCGCTTCATGGCCAACCTCAGCCTCGCACACGCggaagagataagataaaaggCGCCAGTATAAGGGAAGCTGCTTTCCCAACCCATCGACTTTCGGAGGTTTGCAGGCGACTGAAGGAGGCGATGATGTATCTCCGAGTGACAAAGGCACTGCTGGCGGGGCTGTTGTTGGCGGCGCTAGAGCCTGCCTCCTGCAAGTTCACCAGCAGGGTAAGGGTTCCTGACCCAGACAAGCCCATGACGCGGGACTGGCCGTGCCCTTCTGCCGTCGACATAGATCCTTGCGTTTGCGAGTCCGACGAGTACTTCAACCTGCTCATAGATTGCTCAGAAGTGATCGACGAGATGGAACTGTTCAGAGTCTTCGAAGCTTCTTTCCCGTTCTACGACATTATGGAACTAACTATCATCCAGGACCCGTTGGATCCTTACCACAACATCAGGGTGCTCCAGGAGAGGGTCTTCGGCCGCATCACCTTCGAGCGGATTCGCATAACGGGTACCAAGATAGCCGAGGTGCACGAGGAGGCTTTGGTGAAGTCCCATGACTATTTGACTTACCTCAACCTCGCCAATAACCAACTAAAATCCTTCCCCTTCGAAACATTGGTGTCCTACTCAAAGTTAGACACTCTCCTCATCGATAATAATAACTTCACATACCTCTACAGCATCGAAAGTGCATCCTTGCATACCCTTAGTGTCAGTGGCAACCACAATCTCCTGTTCGATTTAGATGTCTTCACCAAAGCTCCCGCTCTGACGGCGATATACATGGCTAATATCGACCTTGACGAGCTTCCTCCAAATCTCTTCGATACTCTGCAGAACATAAAAACCATCAGTCTTGAGGATAATTACTTAAAGGCCCTTCCGGAAAATGCCTTTTTACCTGTTGGTGACACGATTACGCAACTTATTCTCAATGGAAACCTAATCAACGATATTTATCATGATGCTATCAAGG GTATGTCTGGCCACGGTTTCCTCAGCATGGTCAGAAACAAAATGGAATACCTGGAATCCACTGTTTGGCTGCCCATCTTCGAACAAGCGATCAACGGATCAATCAATTTGGCTG GCAACCCCCTCGTGTGCGGCTGCGACATCGCCTGGCTCATGCTGGCCGCAGACGACCGCTACCTGAGCGTGCTCACCGAGACGACCACCTGCAACGAGGGGACGGTGGTTCACTCGCTCGATAAGCAGTACTTCGTTGAGCACTGTCCCGCGGTCCGCCAGGAGGGGCTCGAGCACATGAAGACATAG